A DNA window from Ahaetulla prasina isolate Xishuangbanna chromosome 7, ASM2864084v1, whole genome shotgun sequence contains the following coding sequences:
- the RLIG1 gene encoding RNA ligase 1, translating into MSRLGSVQQKVPCLFVTQVKEEPSAKRERQTFKVLATSSINKKALAADIYSAIPTEKVDGTCCYITTYKGHPYLWARLDRKPNKQAEKKFKQFMYSAEHSKGFTWNIEDDFRSVPECWIPAKDIEYYNGKPFPDENGHIPGWVPVEKNSKLYCWHSSAVDYGYELALILKHHAEEPDLLEICPVPLSEFTEQTLELIGTNINANPYGLGNKKHPIHLLVPHGTFKIKNAPSINHNDILAWLDGCKEGKIEGIVWHCPDGNLIKLHRHHLGLSWPIADPSLTSKPVTVTFSRAKYNFEPKTLFHYFSKLDGQRFSSLRDIISDL; encoded by the exons ATGAGCCGCCTGGGCTCGGTGCAGCAGAAGGTGCCCTGCCTCTTCGTCACTCAAGTGAAGGAGGAGCCCTCGGCCAAGCGGGAGCGCCAG ACTTTTAAAGTGTTGGCCACCAGCTCAATTAATAAAAAGGCTTTAGCTGCAGATATATACAGTGCAATCCCAACAGAAAAGGTGGATGGAACTTGCTGTTATATAACTACATACAAAG GTCATCCATACCTTTGGGCCCGACTTGATAGAAAACCGAATAAGCAAGCCGAGAAGAAATTTAAGCAGTTTATGTACTCAGCAGAACACTCAAAAG GATTTACGTGGAATATTGAAGATGATTTCAGGTCTGTCCCTGAATGCTGGATTCCAGCCAAGGACATAGAATACTACAATGGAAAGCCTTTTCCTGATGAAAACGGACACATTCcag GTTGGGTGCCAGTAGAAAAAAACAGCAAACTATATTGTTGGCATTCTTCTGCTGTTGATTATGGGTATGAACTTGCTCTCATTCTGAAGCATCATGCTGAGGAACCTGATCTTCTAGAAATCTGTCCAGTACCTTTAAGTGAATTTACAGAGCAGACCCTGGAACTTATTGGAACAAATATTAATGCAAATCCATATG GTTTAGGAAACAAGAAACATCCTATACACCTTCTTGTGCCACATGGAACATTTAAGATTAAAAATGCACCATCAATAAATCACAATGATATATTGGCTTGGCTTGATGGATGCAAAGAAGGGAAGATTGAAGGAATTGTGTGGCATTGTCCTGATGGAAATTTAATCAAG ctTCACAGACATCATCTTGGCTTGTCCTGGCCAATTGCGGATCCTTCTTTGACATCAAAACCAGTTACTGTCACTTTCAGTAGAGCCAAGTACAACTTTGAACCAAAGactctttttcattatttttcaaagTTGGATGGACAAAGATTTAGTAGTCTTAGAGATataataagtgacttatga